A window of Vulgatibacter sp. genomic DNA:
AAGTAGACCAGGACCGCGAGGACGGTGCCGATCTGGATCACCGCCGAGAAGGCGGCGCCGGGATCGTTCCAGCCCAGCAGCGCGGGAATCACGCGGAGGTGCGCGGTGGACGAGATCGGCAGGAACTCGGTGAGGCCCTGCACGATGCCGAGGATGATCGATTCGAGAAGCGTCATGCGTCCGTCAGGCGCGCCCCACGGTGAGAAGGACGGGCGACCGGAGGCAAGGATCGACACGCGCCCACGAACAGGGAAGCCCCGGCCCTCCAACCAGGTTCCCGGGCCGCCGCTTCCCCGCCCTGCGGGGTGCGGCGGCAGCTCGGAGCCGCCGGTGGGCGGCCCCTCGGTACTCCTGGCCGCTCAGCCCGCGATGCGGACGCCGGTGAAGCCGGCGGCGTCGCGAAGCGCGTCGACCTTGTCGAGCCGCTCCCACGTGAACTCCGGCTCGGTCCTGCCGAAGTGCCCGTAGCCCGCCGTCTTCTTGTAGATGGGGCGGAGGAGATCGAGGCTCTCGATGATCTGCGCGGGCTTGAGGCCGAAGACGCGGCGGATCGCCTGCTCGATCTTCTCCTCGGAGACCTGCGCGGTGCCGAAGGTCTCGACGTGCACGCTCACCGGCTCCGCGATGCCGATGGCATAGGCGACCTGCACCTCGCAACGGGTGGCGAGGCCGGCGGCGACCACGTTCTTCGCCACGTAGCGCATCATGTAGGCCGCGGAGCGATCGACCTTCGAGGGATCCTTGCCCGAGAAGGCGCCGCCGCCGTGGCGGCCCATGCCGCCGTAGGTGTCGACGATGATCTTGCGGCCGGTGAGGCCGGAGTCACCCATCGGCCCGCCGACCACGAAGCGGCCGGTGGGGTTGATGAAGAAGCGGGTCTTCGCGTCGATCAGCGAGGAAGGCAACGCCTTCGCGATCACCAGCTCGCGCACCACCTGCTCGATCTCCTGGTTGGAGACCTCGGGGCTGTGCTGGGTGGAGACCACGATCGAGTCGGCGTGGACCGGCTTGCCCTCGATGTAGCGGAGCGCGACCTGGGCCTTGCCGTCGGGGCGGAGCCACTGCACCTCTCCCGACTTGCGGATGTCGGTGAGGCGCTTGGTGAGGAGGTGGGCGTAGTGGATCGGCGCCGGCATGAGGGCGTCGGTCTCGGTGCAGGCGTAGCCGAACATCATGCCCTGGTCGCCGGCGCCCTGCTCCTTCTGCTCGCTGGAGTCGACGCCCTGGGCGATGTCGGGGGACTGCTGCTCGAGGGCGACGAGGATCCCGCAGGTGCCGCCGTCGAAGCCCATCGAGGAGTCGGTGTAGCCGATCTCGTTGACGGTCCTGCGGACCACCGCGGGGAAGTTCACGTTCGCGGTGGAGGTGACCTCGCCGGCGAGGGTGACGAAGCCGGTCTTGGCGAGGGTCTCGACCGCGACACGGGCCTTGGGATCCTGCTCGAGGAGGGCGTCGAGGACGGCGTCCGAGACGTGATCGCAAAGCTTGTCGGGATGGCCTTCGGTCACCGACTCGGAGGCGAACACGTAATCCCTCGGCATCTGGAATCTCCTAGGAAATCAGGCCCGTTCGCCCCATGGAACGGCGAAGGCCGCGCAGGTTAGTCCCCCCGCCGACACCGGGTCAAGGCAGGGAAACGGCAGTGATAAAGCGCGGGGCCGTGCCAGTCGAGCAAATCACGGCCGGAAGCGACGGGGTCCCTGCCGGATCGGGGGAGCGCGGCTACTCGTCTTCGCCCTCTTCCCGGCGGGAGCGCGGCCTGCTCGCCAGCGAGCCGATGCCTCGGGCGACGTTGCCCGGGGTCGCCTCCTCCTCGCCGCCCATCCGCGAGGAGAGCGAGGCGAGCACCACCCGGATCACCCGGCGGGCGTGGGCCTGGTCCTTCAGCCCCGCCTCGGCGCGGACCCGCTCCACCACCTCCGGCTCGGTGAGGCGTTCCTTCGCCTTCTCCGGCCGCCGGTGGGGGTGGGACTCGCAGTGGAGGAGCTCGGGCAGATCGCCCCGCAGCGACTCGAGGAAGTCCTGCGCCTCCTCCGGCGAGAGCCGGTCGCGGAGGCTGCAGACCACGGCGCGGGCTGCGCGGATCGTGGTCTCGTCGTCGTCCAGGTCCGCCTGCTTGCGGATGTTCTCGAGGATCTCTTCGCGCGTCACGTTCCTAACGGTAGGCCCCGCGCGCGTGGATTCC
This region includes:
- the metK gene encoding methionine adenosyltransferase, producing the protein MPRDYVFASESVTEGHPDKLCDHVSDAVLDALLEQDPKARVAVETLAKTGFVTLAGEVTSTANVNFPAVVRRTVNEIGYTDSSMGFDGGTCGILVALEQQSPDIAQGVDSSEQKEQGAGDQGMMFGYACTETDALMPAPIHYAHLLTKRLTDIRKSGEVQWLRPDGKAQVALRYIEGKPVHADSIVVSTQHSPEVSNQEIEQVVRELVIAKALPSSLIDAKTRFFINPTGRFVVGGPMGDSGLTGRKIIVDTYGGMGRHGGGAFSGKDPSKVDRSAAYMMRYVAKNVVAAGLATRCEVQVAYAIGIAEPVSVHVETFGTAQVSEEKIEQAIRRVFGLKPAQIIESLDLLRPIYKKTAGYGHFGRTEPEFTWERLDKVDALRDAAGFTGVRIAG
- a CDS encoding DUF2267 domain-containing protein, translated to MTREEILENIRKQADLDDDETTIRAARAVVCSLRDRLSPEEAQDFLESLRGDLPELLHCESHPHRRPEKAKERLTEPEVVERVRAEAGLKDQAHARRVIRVVLASLSSRMGGEEEATPGNVARGIGSLASRPRSRREEGEDE